The proteins below are encoded in one region of Desulfovibrio sp. TomC:
- a CDS encoding potassium transporter Kup → MTHTAGPAKSGFAHTAALSLGALGVVYGDIGTSPLYAIKECFHGMHAISVTPGNVLGVLSLIFWSLTMVITVKYILFITAADNRGEGGIFALIELLPKDAGHRHVRATLAFLGLCGAALLYGDGIITPAISVLSAVEGLNVATDAAAPLVVPITCLILFGLFSVQRRGTAGIGKVFGPIMLIWFSVLAGLGIKAILAAPHVLAAVNPAYAVAFFLENHMHGLIVLGSVVLCITGGEALYADLGHFGRRPIQYSWLLIVFPCLLLNYFGQGAGLLLDPSIAPNPFYSLVPEAFLYPMAALSTAATVIASQALISGVFSLTRQAIQLGVCPRLRIVHTSSAMEGQIYIPEVNFALMWACIGLTLAFGESSRLAAAYGIAVTATMGITSILYFYVARWTWKQSLPRALAPVIVFLAFDLAYFGSNLLKVADGGWFTLLIAALIVLAMATWEDGRQALRKLSMASAVPLRVFLADVATKQPIRVPGTAVFMSLSPQGTPVTLLHHYKHNKIFHEHVVILSITAADVPTVEDDERLDIQDLGLGFVRIVARFGFMETPDVPAVMAQARSLGVPIDPPADTTFFLGRESLLTTGKAKMAGYRKTLFALMSRNARPATAYFGLPPGRVVELGVQVEL, encoded by the coding sequence ATGACCCATACCGCCGGACCTGCCAAATCCGGATTCGCCCATACCGCCGCCCTGTCCCTGGGCGCTCTTGGCGTTGTTTACGGCGACATCGGCACAAGCCCCCTTTACGCCATCAAAGAATGTTTCCACGGGATGCACGCCATCAGTGTGACCCCGGGCAATGTCCTGGGCGTGCTGTCGCTCATCTTCTGGTCCCTGACCATGGTCATCACGGTCAAATACATCCTGTTTATCACCGCTGCCGACAACCGGGGCGAGGGCGGCATCTTTGCCCTCATCGAACTGTTGCCCAAGGATGCCGGCCACCGCCATGTGCGGGCCACGCTGGCCTTTCTGGGCCTGTGCGGCGCGGCCCTGCTCTACGGCGACGGCATCATCACCCCGGCCATTTCCGTGCTCTCAGCCGTGGAAGGCCTCAATGTGGCCACGGACGCGGCCGCCCCGCTGGTGGTGCCCATCACCTGCCTCATCCTGTTCGGGCTCTTTTCGGTCCAACGCCGGGGCACGGCCGGCATTGGCAAGGTGTTCGGCCCCATCATGCTCATCTGGTTTTCCGTGCTGGCCGGTCTCGGCATCAAAGCGATCCTGGCCGCACCGCATGTGCTGGCCGCAGTCAATCCGGCCTATGCCGTGGCCTTTTTCCTGGAAAATCACATGCACGGGCTGATCGTACTGGGTTCGGTGGTCCTTTGCATCACCGGCGGCGAGGCGCTCTATGCCGATCTCGGGCATTTCGGCCGCCGGCCCATCCAATACTCCTGGCTCCTGATCGTTTTTCCCTGTCTGCTGCTCAACTATTTCGGGCAAGGGGCAGGCCTGCTCCTTGATCCGAGCATCGCGCCCAATCCGTTTTACAGCCTTGTGCCCGAGGCGTTCCTCTATCCCATGGCCGCCTTGTCCACGGCGGCCACGGTCATCGCCTCCCAGGCCCTGATCTCCGGCGTGTTTTCACTGACCCGGCAGGCCATCCAGCTTGGCGTGTGCCCGCGCCTTCGCATTGTGCACACCTCAAGCGCCATGGAAGGACAGATCTACATTCCGGAAGTCAATTTCGCCCTTATGTGGGCCTGCATCGGCCTGACCCTGGCCTTTGGCGAATCGAGCCGGCTGGCGGCGGCCTACGGCATCGCGGTCACGGCCACCATGGGCATCACCTCCATCTTGTATTTTTACGTGGCCCGCTGGACCTGGAAGCAGTCCCTGCCCCGGGCCTTGGCCCCAGTGATCGTCTTCCTGGCCTTTGATCTGGCCTACTTCGGCTCCAACCTTCTCAAGGTGGCCGACGGCGGCTGGTTCACCCTGCTCATTGCCGCCCTGATTGTCCTGGCCATGGCCACCTGGGAAGACGGACGCCAGGCGCTGCGCAAACTGTCCATGGCCTCGGCCGTGCCCCTGCGGGTCTTTTTAGCCGATGTGGCCACCAAACAGCCCATCCGCGTGCCCGGCACGGCCGTCTTCATGTCGCTGTCCCCCCAGGGCACACCGGTCACCCTGCTGCACCACTACAAACACAACAAGATCTTCCACGAACATGTGGTTATCTTAAGCATCACCGCCGCAGACGTCCCCACCGTGGAAGATGACGAGCGCCTGGACATCCAGGACCTGGGGCTGGGGTTTGTCCGTATCGTGGCCCGGTTCGGCTTCATGGAAACACCGGACGTGCCGGCAGTCATGGCCCAGGCCAGAAGCCTGGGCGTCCCCATCGATCCGCCGGCGGACACCACCTTTTTCCTGGGTCGCGAAAGCCTGCTCACCACGGGCAAGGCCAAGATGGCCGGGTACCGCAAGACCCTTTTTGCCCTCATGTCCCGAAACGCCCGTCCAGCCACGGCCTACTTCGGGCTGCCGCCGGGCCGGGTGGTAGAGCTGGGCGTGCAGGTCGAGCTGTAA
- a CDS encoding EI24 domain-containing protein, with translation MITAFPKGLAAHVRGIRFALANKGYLGLCAIPFALALLLYGVGFAVFAASGDQILAAMWTPDAAAGGMLGALAWLYLHIVKYILFALAFILMYFLFMITANVLAAPLYDHIAGRLLAQAGSLRDGPGLSVWRLVVEEAKKAVFVMALPLVLLVIPVLGQILAPLAAAFLLAMDFMDYPFSREEGRFGERLKALGRRPLLLLGFGLPLLIPFLNIVLFPFAIVSGTLLYLDMTGRRPTLPAK, from the coding sequence ATGATCACCGCCTTCCCTAAAGGCCTGGCCGCCCATGTCCGGGGGATTCGGTTTGCCCTGGCCAACAAGGGCTACCTCGGTTTGTGCGCCATCCCCTTTGCCCTGGCCCTGCTCCTGTACGGGGTGGGGTTTGCCGTGTTTGCCGCCTCCGGCGACCAGATCCTGGCCGCCATGTGGACCCCGGATGCCGCCGCCGGGGGTATGCTCGGGGCGCTGGCCTGGCTGTACCTGCATATCGTCAAGTACATCCTTTTTGCCCTGGCCTTTATTCTCATGTATTTCCTGTTCATGATTACAGCCAACGTCCTGGCCGCCCCGCTCTATGACCATATTGCCGGCAGGCTCCTGGCCCAGGCCGGCAGCCTCCGGGACGGTCCAGGCCTGTCGGTCTGGCGTCTGGTCGTCGAGGAAGCCAAAAAGGCCGTGTTCGTCATGGCCTTGCCCCTGGTGCTGCTGGTCATTCCCGTGCTGGGCCAAATACTCGCTCCGCTGGCGGCAGCCTTCCTTCTCGCCATGGACTTCATGGACTATCCGTTCAGTCGTGAGGAAGGCCGGTTCGGGGAGCGGCTTAAAGCCCTGGGCCGCCGCCCCCTGCTTCTGCTTGGCTTTGGCCTGCCGCTTCTGATCCCATTTCTCAATATTGTGCTCTTTCCCTTTGCCATCGTGAGCGGCACGCTGCTCTATCTGGACATGACCGGACGTCGTCCGACGCTGCCGGCCAAATGA